In the Tissierellales bacterium genome, one interval contains:
- the rpmG gene encoding 50S ribosomal protein L33, giving the protein MRDKVILACTECKQRNYNTTKNKRNNPDRIELKKYCRFCKKHTVHKETK; this is encoded by the coding sequence ATGAGAGATAAAGTGATTCTAGCTTGTACTGAATGTAAGCAGAGAAATTACAATACAACTAAAAATAAAAGAAATAACCCAGACAGAATTGAACTGAAAAAATATTGCAGATTCTGTAAGAAACATACAGTTCACAAAGAAACTAAGTAG
- the secE gene encoding preprotein translocase subunit SecE — MSSQAVSKDNEKKIGFFKGVKSEMKKVSWPSSKTLVNHTIIVITMCVFMSLFIGVLDLGFQSLIGLIVK; from the coding sequence ATGTCAAGCCAAGCAGTGTCGAAAGACAATGAGAAAAAGATAGGATTTTTTAAAGGTGTTAAGTCTGAAATGAAAAAAGTTAGCTGGCCTAGTTCGAAGACTTTGGTAAATCACACTATTATAGTTATTACTATGTGTGTGTTTATGTCTTTATTTATAGGTGTTTTAGACTTAGGTTTTCAATCTTTGATAGGACTTATTGTTAAATAA